The following are from one region of the Gambusia affinis linkage group LG02, SWU_Gaff_1.0, whole genome shotgun sequence genome:
- the LOC122824591 gene encoding zinc finger protein 319: MTEAWQQQQQQQHAVAPPSVVHTLPQAGDNSLSCTVYGVVLQPDASLQQPQHPQHVVQAQQASLQVGADRGHKCGACGHDISHLANPHEHQCMVTQDRSFQCTQCMKIFSQATDLLEHQCVQVEQKPFVCGVCKMGFSLLTSLAQHHNSHGNNPMKCSICEKTYRPGSGNVTPTSSAANPQQPSSGESSGGGAVISAASPPTFEASAPDRPYKCSVCHKSFRHLSELTRHERIHTGEKPYKCDTCDKSFSQSSHLAHHQRTHSSERPYKCAVCEKSFKHRSHLVRHMYAHSGEHLFKCNLCEMHFKESSELLHHQCQPESERPFRCGSCGKSFKRPSDLRQHERTHSEERPFQCDECQMSFKQQYALVRHRRTHKNPADRPFKCNLCDKGFLQPSHLLYHQQVHGMESLFKCASCQKSFSQSGELLRHKCGGEVEKPYKCDVCGKGYKKNSTLQRHQSTHCTEKPLKCSLCDKRFVSSSEFVQHRCDPTREKPLKCPDCEKRFRYSSELQRHRRVHTGEKPFKCANCDKSFKQREHLAKHQSVHSRETQFKCVWCGERFVDLTALQEHTVQHTAENENFPEAPCIQ, from the coding sequence ATGACGGAGgcatggcagcagcagcagcaacagcagcatgCAGTGGCTCCACCCTCTGTTGTGCACACTCTCCCTCAAGCAGGCGACAACTCTCTGAGCTGCACCGTGTACGGTGTAGTCCTGCAGCCGGACGCCTCCCTGCAGCAGCCGCAGCATCCGCAGCACGTTGTTCAAGCGCAGCAGGCCTCCTTGCAGGTAGGGGCCGACAGAGGGCATAAATGCGGAGCCTGTGGCCACGACATTTCCCACCTGGCCAACCCACACGAGCACCAGTGCATGGTGACACAGGACCGCTCGTTCCAGTGCACGCAGTGCATGAAGATCTTCAGTCAGGCGACCGACTTGTTGGAGCATCAGTGCGTTCAGGTGGAGCAGAAGCCATTTGTGTGTGGCGTTTGCAAAATGGGCTTCTCTTTGCTTACCTCGCTGGCACAGCATCACAACTCGCACGGTAACAACCCGATGAAGTGCTCCATCTGTGAGAAGACGTACCGGCCGGGCTCCGGGAACGTCACGCCCACCTCGTCCGCCGCCAACCCGCAGCAGCCCTCCAGCGGCGAGAGTTCCGGCGGTGGCGCGGTCATCAGCGCCGCCTCACCGCCAACGTTCGAGGCGTCCGCACCCGACAGGCCGTACAAGTGCTCCGTGTGCCACAAGTCCTTCCGCCATCTGTCGGAGCTGACGCGCCACGAGCGGATTCACACGGGGGAGAAGCCGTACAAATGCGACACGTGTGACAAAAGCTTCAGCCAGTCATCGCATCTAGCGCACCACCAGCGCACGCACAGCTCCGAGCGGCCATACAAGTGCGCCGTGTGCGAGAAGAGCTTCAAGCACCGCTCCCACCTGGTGCGGCACATGTACGCTCATTCGGGCGAGCACTTGTTCAAGTGCAATTTATGCGAGATGCACTTCAAAGAGTCGTCGGAGCTCCTGCACCATCAGTGCCAGCCGGAGAGCGAGAGGCCGTTCCGCTGCGGCTCATGCGGGAAGAGCTTCAAGCGGCCGTCCGACCTGCGGCAGCACGAGCGCACGCACTCCGAGGAGCGGCCTTTCCAATGCGACGAGTGCCAGATGAGCTTCAAGCAGCAGTACGCGCTGGTGCGCCACCGCCGCACGCACAAGAACCCCGCCGACCGGCCGTTCAAGTGCAACCTCTGCGACAAGGGCTTCCTGCAGCCGTCGCATCTGCTCTACCACCAGCAGGTCCACGGCATGGAGTCGCTTTTCAAATGCGCGTCGTGCCAGAAGTCCTTCAGCCAGTCAGGGGAGCTGCTGCGGCACAAATGTGGAGGTGAGGTGGAAAAGCCGTATAAATGCGACGTGTGCGGCAAAGGTTACAAAAAGAATTCTACGCTGCAGCGGCACCAAAGCACTCACTGCACGGAGAAGCCGCTCAAGTGCTCTCTGTGCGACAAGCGCTTTGTGTCGTCCTCCGAGTTCGTCCAGCACCGCTGCGACCCGACGCGGGAGAAGCCGCTAAAGTGCCCCGACTGCGAGAAGCGCTTCAGGtactcctcagagctgcagcggCACCGCCGCGTCCACACAGGCGAGAAGCCCTTCAAATGCGCCAACTGTGACAAGAGCTTCAAGCAGCGGGAGCATCTGGCCAAACACCAGAGCGTGCATTCACGGGAGACGCAGTTTAAATGCGTGTGGTGTGGCGAGCGCTTCGTCGACCTGACGGCGCTGCAGGAGCACACGGTGCAGCACACAGCGGAGAACGAGAATTTCCCCGAAGCACCGTGCATCCAATGA
- the LOC122824566 gene encoding uncharacterized protein KIAA0895-like, giving the protein MVLDSGEVFMDQVAAERNRDRPDVPPDPSRTAKARRSNATKKEAAPSQNGVATPRTRAALRRPLSMEVTPPPHPMVLQPPWRSGAAAPTPRARSLTSPSLSAGGWMRRSESSCSVNYAAGPRAGGRLRPATSLPHIAKGAVGSAAPPPARPCLLVALRPLNLEQEKQMFFQSDYKYEPQFEYAQPEPRSVLDKYREGSGLFLEQAVGIMECVLRKFGSYENFEDATGGGVLPKSQVWAAVRKYLQKEGCVGEVVVRLSDELLSQAVMVVESCRPTLTINLAGARQHWLEGMLRHEIGTHYLRGANNALQPWASAEVRRQLGLKPANPTEEGLASLHSVLLRKQPHLWRAALLYYTVFHAASMSFSRLFAHIARFVHDPDVRWEYCLRAKRGQTDTAQPGCFSKDQVYLDGILRILRHRRNIDFKMLTSLGKVSFEDVERLRPLAVLNRTRIPHFMRDQERYLQHLDHIVAVNELDDATLQQLLP; this is encoded by the exons ATGGTGTTGGACTCAGGTGAAGTCTTCATGGATCAGGTTGCGGCTGAAAGGAACAGGGACCGGCCCGATGTCCCTCCAGATCCGTCCAGAACCGCCAAAGCCAGACGGAGCAATGCGACCAAGAAGGAGGCGGCGCCGTCTCAGAACGGGGTCGCGACCCCGAGGACCAGGGCGGCGCTCCGCCGGCCCCTCAGCATGGAGGTGACTCCGCCGCCGCATCCCATGGTGCTGCAGCCGCCGTGGCGCAGCGGTGCGGCCGCCCCGACGCCCCGGGCTCGCAGCCTCACCAGTCCCAGCCTGTCGGCGGGCGGCTGGATGCGCCGCAGCGAGAGCTCCTGCTCAGTTAACTACGCTGCGGGGCCGCGGGCCGGCGGACGCTTGCGTCCCGCCACCTCCCTGCCTCACATCGCCAAAGGGGCGGTGGGCTCGGCCGCCCCCCCGCCGGCCCGACCCTGCCTGCTGGTCGCCCTGCGACCTTTGAACCTGGAGCAGGAGAAGCAGATGTTCTTCCAGTCCGACTATAAGTACGAGCCGCAGTTCGAGTACGCGCAGCCCGAACCGCGGAGCGTCCTCGACAAGTACCGGGAGGGATCGGGCCTCTTCCTGGAGCAG GCCGTGGGGATCATGGAGTGCGTCCTGAGGAAATTCGGCTCCTATGAGAACTTCGAGGACGCGACGGGCGGCGGCGTCCTGCCAAAGAGTCAGGTCTGGGCGGCGGTCCGCAAATACCTGCAGAAGGAGGGCTGCGTGGGGGAG gtGGTGGTGCGTCTCTCTGATGAGCTGCTGTCACAGGCCGTCATGGTGGTGGAGAGCTGCCGTCCCACTCTGACCATCAACCTGGCCGGCGCTCGCCAGCACTGGCTGGAGGGGATGCTGCGGCACGAGATCG gaaCCCACTACCTGCGCGGCGCCAACAACGCACTGCAGCCCTGGGCGTCCGCCGAGGTGCGGCGGCAGCTGGGCCTGAAGCCGGCCAACCCGACAGAGGAGGGCCTGGCCAGCCTGCACAGCGTTCTGCTGAGGAAGCAGCCGCACCTGTGGCGCGCGGCGCTGCTCTACTACACCGTGTTCCACGCCGCCAGCATGAGCTTCAGCCGCCTCTTCGCCCACATCGCCCGCTTCGTCCACGACCCGGACGTCCGCTGGGAGTACTGCCTGCGGGCCAAGAGGGGCCAGACCGACACCGCGCAGCCCg gttgCTTCAGCAAAGATCAGGTCTACCTGGACGGGATCCTGCGGATTCTTCGCCATCGAAGGAACATCGACTTTAAGATGTTGACGTCTCTAGGAAAG GTGTCTTTCGAGGACGTGGAGCGTCTGCGTCCTCTGGCGGTACTGAACCGGACCAGAATCCCTCACTTCATGCGTGACCAGGAGCGTTACCTGCAGCACCTGGACCACATCGTGGCCGTCAACGAGCTGGACGACGCaacgctgcagcagctgctgccctGA
- the csnk2a2a gene encoding casein kinase 2, alpha prime polypeptide a, whose product MPGSSPASSKARVYTDVNTQKNREYWDYDAHVPNWSNQDNYQLVRKLGRGKYSEVFEAINVTNNEKVVVKILKPVKKKKIKREIKILENLRGGTNIIRLVDTVKDPVSRTPALVFEFINNTDFKELYQKLTDYDIRYYMYELLKALDYCHSMGIMHRDVKPHNVMIDHQLRKLRLIDWGLAEFYHPAQEYNVRVASRYFKGPELLVDYQMYDYSLDMWSFGCMLASMIFLKEPFFHGQDNYDQLVRIAKVLGTDELFGYLHKYHIELDTRFKDLLGQQSRKRWEQFIQSENQHLVSPEALDLLDKLLRYDHQQRLTAAEAMRHTYFYPVVKEQANANTDGTKAISSSNAT is encoded by the exons ATGCCCGGATCCTCGCCGGCCAGCAGCAAGGCTCGGGTTTACACCGACGTCAACACGCAGAAGAACCGGGAGTACTGGGACTACGACGCACACGTGCCAAACTGGAG CAACCAGGACAACTACCAGCTGGTGCGCAAACTGGGCCGGGGGAAGTACAGCGAAGTGTTTGAGGCGATAAACGTTACAAACAACGAGAAGGTGGTGGTGAAAATCCTCAAG CctgtcaagaagaagaagatcaaAAGGGAAATAAAGATTCTGGAAAACCTGCGAGGAGGAACCAACATCATCCGCCTGGTGGACACTGTCAAAGACCCGGTG tCCAGAACGCCAGCACTTGTCTTTGAGTTCATCAATAACACAGATTTTAAG GAGCTGTACCAGAAGCTGACCGACTACGACATCCGCTACTACATGTATGAGCTGCTCAAG GCTCTGGACTACTGCCACAGCATGGGGATCATGCACCGGGACGTGAAGCCGCACAACGTCATGATCGACCACCAGCTGAGGAAg CTTCGTCTCATCGATTGGGGTTTGGCCGAGTTCTACCATCCCGCTCAGGAATACAACGTCAGGGTGGCGTCTCGCTATTTCAAAGGCCCTGAGCTGCTAGTGGACTATCAG ATGTATGACTACAGTTTGGACATGTGGAGCTTCGGCTGCATGCTGGCCAGCATGATCTTCCTGAAGGAGCCGTTTTTCCACGGCCAGGACAACTACGACCAG ctgGTCCGCATCGCCAAAGTTCTCGGCACTGACGAACTGTTCGGCTACCTGCACAAGTATCACATAGAACTGGACACTCGCTTCAAAGACCTGCTGGGACA GCAGTCGCGGAAGCGCTGGGAGCAGTTTATCCAGTCGGAGAACCAGCACCTGGTGAGTCCGGAGGCGCTGGACCTGCTGGACAAGCTGCTGCGCTACGACCACCAGCAGAGGCTGACGGCGGCCGAGGCCATGCGCCACACCTACTTCT ATCCAGTGGTGAAGGAACAAGCGAACGCCAACACAGACGGCACAAAGGCAATAAGCAGCTCCAATGCAACATGA
- the jph3a gene encoding junctophilin-3 produces MSTGGRFDFDDGGSYCGGWEQGKAHGRGVCTGPQGQGEYAGAWSHGFEVLGVYTWPSGNNYQGTWAQGKRHGVGVESKGRWEYRGEWTQGFKGRYGQLESTASGARYEGTWSNGLQDGYGTETYSDGGTFQGQWLAGMRHGYGVRQSVPYGMAAVILFPLRTSINSLRSEHSHGPPAAMEDGVATTPTDGVVAGLAGSPVGRGGFALTTPSEADRQRKRKGRFRQSILSGLKLRRSESKSSLASQLSKQSSFCSEAGMSTVSSAASDIHSNASESEQGAPVDATVTEMYAGEWRSDQRAGWGVSRRSDGLQYAGEWGANKRHGYGCTTFPDGTKEEGKYKQNVLVSGKRKNLIPLRASKIREKVDRAVEAAEKAAEIAKQKAEIAMSRMSHARGKAEAAERVAQKAMEECRLARITAKELSPSFHIYGNGLECQTLKHQDAKDKDHEVISTGTDSPELCTPDTTPPVTTPDLSPVLSVPTSPPRSPQKHVHRPRNACFMRQSAVDDQGGAEIQVLVEGRGVDLPRPGANSWTDDAYAERGGSSRSTTPSLLEEQETQINGHEQAPLSNHKPREKPSSNHKTRDYRAWEHSLPNQKPSKHASSNHKSREYSSSNHKTWDQSSTNHKACEHASSNYKPQVHILSNHKAFEHNISNHKTSEHASSNHKPQDYISSNHHAKDHVSSSANAREHVYSNHHPKQHNPSNHKLTEHAVIDQRLDGLGGGWTAETTLRWSPAHSRLTERDEERMNDYTVDMRLHCPESPAPKNNRLRSRGLRPVREGSTDSVQMLDSLNVGPELEEWPLHRDLTLSPALKSQPITLEQEGEHLALKSNSGSSSILVVLVILLNIGVAILFIHFFI; encoded by the exons ATGTCCACTGGAGGCAGGTTTGACTTTGATGATGGGGGGTCGTACTGCGGGGGGTGGGAGCAGGGCAAGGCCCACGGCCGGGGGGTTTGCACGGGGCCCCAGGGCCAGGGCGAGTACGCCGGCGCCTGGAGCCACGGCTTCGAGGTGCTGGGCGTCTACACCTGGCCCAGCGGGAACAACTACCAGGGCACCTGGGCGCAGGGCAAGCGGCACGGTGTCGGCGTGGAGAGCAAGGGCCGCTGGGAGTACAGGGGGGAGTGGACCCAGGGCTTCAAGGGCCGCTACGGGCAGCTGGAGAGCACGGCCAGCGGGGCCCGCTACGAGGGGACGTGGAGCAACGGGCTGCAGGACGGCTACGGCACGGAGACATACTCTGACGGAG GAACCTTTCAGGGCCAGTGGCTGGCCGGGATGCGCCATGGTTACGGCGTCCGGCAGAGCGTCCCGTACGGCATGGccgccgtcatcctcttccctCTGAGGACTTCCATAAACTCCCTCCGCTCGGAGCACAGCCACGGGCCGCCGGCCGCCATGGAGGACGGCGTCGCCACCACGCCCACGGACGGCGTGGTGGCCGGGCTGGCGGGGAGCCCGGTGGGCCGAGGCGGGTTCGCCCTGACGACGCCGAGCGAAGCGGACCGGCAACGCAAGAGGAAGGGTCGGTTCCGGCAATCCATCCTGAGCGGGCTGAAGCTGCGGCGGTCCGAGTCCAAAAGCTCCCTGGCCAGCCAGCTGAGCAAGCAGAGCTCGTTCTGCAGCGAGGCCGGCATGAGCACGGTCAGCTCCGCCGCCTCCGACATCCACTCCAACGCCAGCGAGAGCGAGCAGGGCGCCCCGGTGGACGCCACGGTCACCGAAATGTACGCCGGGGAGTGGCGCAGCGACCAGCGGGCCGGCTGGGGCGTGAGCCGGCGCTCCGACGGGCTGCAGTACGCCGGGGAGTGGGGCGCCAACAAGCGGCACGGCTACGGCTGCACCACGTTCCCCGACGGCACCAAGGAGGAAGGGAAGTACAAGCAGAACGTCCTGGTGAGCGGGAAGCGGAAGAACCTGATCCCACTGAGGGCCAGTAAGATCCGGGAGAAGGTGGACCGGGCGGTGGAGGCCGCCGAGAAGGCCGCCGAGATCGCCAAGCAGAAGGCCGAGATCGCCATGTCACG GATGAGCCACGCCCGTGGGAAGGCGGAGGCCGCTGAAAGGGTGGCGCAGAAAGCGATGGAGGAGTGCCGACTGGCCCGGATAACTGCCAAAGAGCTCTCGCCCTCCTTCCATATCTACGGCAACG GGCTCGAATGTCAGACGCTCAAACACCAGGACGCCAAGGACAAAGACCACGAGGTCATCTCCACGGGAACAGACAGTCCGGAGCTGTGCACTCCGGACACCACGCCGCCTGTAACAACACCTGATCTCAGCCCCGTGCTGAGCGTCCCCACCTCGCCCCCTCGCAGCCCGCAGAAGCACGTCCACCGGCCCAGAAACGCCTGCTTTATGCGGCAGAGCGCAGTGGACGATCAGGGCGGGGCTGAAATTCAGGTGTTGGTAGAGGGGCGTGGGGTGGACCTGCCGAGGCCCGGCGCCAACAGTTGGACTGACGACGCGTACGCGGAGCGGGGAGGCAGCAGCCGCTCCACCACGCCGTCTCtgctggaggagcaggagaCCCAGATCAACGGCCATGAGCAGGCCCCTCTGTCCAATCACAAACCCCGGGAGAAACCCTCGTCCAATCACAAGACGCGGGACTACCGGGCCTGGGAGCACTCCCTGCCCAACCAGAAGCCGTCCAAGCATGCCAGCTCCAATCACAAGTCGAGGGAATACTCGTCGTCCAATCACAAGACATGGGATCAGTCCTCCACCAATCACAAGGCCTGTGAGCACGCCTCTTCCAACTACAAGCCGCAGGTCCACATCTTATCCAATCACAAGGCCTTCGAACACAACATATCCAATCACAAGACTTCTGAGCATGCTTCTTCCAATCATAAGCCCCAGGACTATATCTCCTCCAATCACCACGCAAAGGACCACGTTTCTTCCAGCGCCAACGCCCGAGAGCATGTCTACTCCAACCACCATCCGAAGCAGCACAACCCCTCCAACCACAAGCTGACGGAGCACGCCGTCATCGACCAGCGGCTGGACGGCCTCGGCGGGGGGTGGACGGCCGAAACCACGCTGCGCTGGAGCCCCGCCCACTCCCGCCTCACAGAGCGGGACGAGGAGCGGATGAACGACTACACCGTCGACATGAGGCTGCACTGTCCGGAGTCGCCGGCACCCAAGAACAACCGGTTGCGGTCGCGGGGCCTTCGGCCGGTCCGGGAGGGTTCCACGGACTCTGTGCAGATGCTGGACAGCCTGAATGTGGGGCCGGAGCTGGAGGAGTGGCCCCTGCACAGGGACCTCACCCTCTCCCCGGCCCTAAAGTCTCAGCCCATCACTCTGGAGCAGGAAGGAGAGCATCTGGCTCTCAAATCAAACTCA gGCTCCAGCTCTATTCTGGTGGTTTTGGTCATTTTACTCAATATTGGAGTAGCTATTCTTTTCATCCActtctttatttaa